From Gimesia panareensis, the proteins below share one genomic window:
- a CDS encoding glucuronyl esterase domain-containing protein — MKRLLFLLSLTLLLTPAAHAQRPKPNYDESQVPQFKLPDPLVTSQGKKVSSAKEWQKVRRPEILELFETEVYGKSPAPPKDMLFEVTSVKNDALGGKAIRKEVTVYFSGKKEEPRMDLLIYVPAKATKPVPVFMGLNFYGNHTITDEKDVKLNDHWMRANKDKGIVDHKATEASRGTSSSRWPIEKIIDRGYGLVAIYCGDIDPDYDDGFKNGIHALYNSKQKPAPDEWGTISAWAWGLSRALDYLETDKHIDASKVAVMGHSRLGKTSLWAGAQDPRFALVISNDSGCGGAALSRRRFGETVHVINNAFPHWFCDNFNKYIDKENDLPVDQHMLISLIAPRPVYVASAEDDRWADPKGEFLSVKYAEPVYKLLGTSGFGAKKMPGVNDPVQKQMGYHIRTGKHDVTDFDWEQYLNFADQHFQGS, encoded by the coding sequence ATGAAACGTCTGCTGTTCCTCCTCAGCCTTACGCTGCTGCTGACTCCCGCTGCCCACGCCCAGCGTCCCAAACCCAATTACGATGAAAGCCAGGTCCCGCAGTTCAAGCTCCCCGATCCGCTGGTGACTTCCCAAGGCAAGAAAGTCAGCTCAGCCAAGGAATGGCAGAAAGTCCGCCGCCCCGAAATTCTGGAACTCTTCGAAACCGAAGTCTACGGCAAAAGTCCCGCACCTCCCAAAGACATGCTGTTCGAGGTCACCTCCGTCAAGAACGATGCCCTCGGCGGCAAAGCGATTCGCAAGGAAGTCACGGTCTACTTCTCCGGCAAGAAAGAAGAGCCGCGGATGGATCTGCTGATCTACGTCCCCGCCAAAGCGACCAAACCGGTCCCCGTCTTCATGGGACTGAATTTCTACGGCAACCATACCATCACCGATGAAAAAGACGTCAAACTCAACGACCACTGGATGCGGGCCAACAAAGACAAAGGCATCGTCGACCATAAAGCGACCGAAGCTTCACGCGGCACATCATCCTCCCGCTGGCCCATCGAAAAGATCATCGATCGCGGCTACGGTCTTGTCGCCATCTACTGCGGCGACATCGATCCCGACTATGACGACGGCTTCAAGAACGGCATCCACGCCCTTTACAATTCGAAACAGAAACCCGCGCCCGATGAATGGGGCACCATCTCTGCCTGGGCCTGGGGACTCAGCCGCGCCCTGGATTACCTCGAAACCGACAAGCATATCGACGCCAGCAAAGTCGCCGTCATGGGACACTCCCGCCTCGGGAAAACCTCCCTCTGGGCAGGTGCCCAGGATCCCCGCTTCGCGCTGGTCATCTCCAACGACTCCGGTTGTGGTGGCGCCGCACTCAGCCGTCGTCGCTTCGGCGAAACAGTGCACGTCATCAACAACGCGTTCCCCCACTGGTTCTGTGACAACTTCAACAAATACATCGACAAGGAAAACGACCTCCCCGTCGATCAGCACATGCTGATCTCGCTGATCGCTCCCCGCCCCGTCTACGTCGCCAGTGCCGAAGACGATCGCTGGGCCGATCCGAAGGGAGAATTCCTCTCGGTCAAATACGCAGAGCCCGTCTACAAGCTGCTCGGCACCTCCGGTTTCGGCGCGAAGAAAATGCCAGGGGTCAACGATCCCGTCCAGAAGCAGATGGGCTACCACATCCGCACCGGCAAACACGATGTGACCGACTTCGACTGGGAACAGTACCTCAACTTCGCCGATCAGCACTTCCAGGGCAGCTGA
- a CDS encoding methyltransferase family protein, with amino-acid sequence MFKITFRPTRAETPLWWLLLKIVLQTVVFWTLFLLVIPAGLIGLEGVLGWPAFRFDGQQVLGVILFMLGGSLGLTSGATMGIYGRGTPVPFDTARQLVVVGPYRYVRNPMAIAGLVQGAAVGLYFGSYLILLYVVTGMVLWNICVRPMEEQDLETRFGEAFVAYRREVRCWVPRWKGDRVVGK; translated from the coding sequence ATGTTCAAGATCACGTTTCGACCGACGCGGGCTGAGACGCCACTGTGGTGGCTGCTGCTGAAGATTGTGCTGCAGACGGTCGTGTTCTGGACGCTGTTTCTGCTGGTGATTCCGGCGGGGCTGATCGGACTGGAAGGGGTCCTGGGCTGGCCGGCGTTTCGGTTCGACGGACAACAGGTGCTGGGAGTGATCCTGTTTATGCTGGGCGGAAGCCTGGGACTGACCAGCGGGGCGACGATGGGCATTTATGGTCGCGGGACGCCGGTCCCGTTCGATACGGCACGGCAGCTGGTGGTGGTGGGACCGTATCGTTATGTGCGAAACCCGATGGCGATTGCGGGACTGGTGCAGGGGGCCGCCGTGGGTTTGTATTTTGGTAGCTATCTGATTCTCTTGTACGTGGTGACAGGCATGGTGCTGTGGAATATTTGTGTGCGGCCGATGGAAGAGCAGGACCTGGAGACGCGGTTCGGGGAGGCGTTTGTGGCGTATCGCCGGGAGGTGCGGTGCTGGGTGCCGCGGTGGAAGGGGGATCGGGTGGTGGGGAAATAA
- a CDS encoding S49 family peptidase gives MSNEDLFLSVEKALRQVMHLLGIHEGTIKIQEYADEVFSLSELTDELQDFVNNRERYTDDEKEELDEIYNDWKNSQYYALYWVEEYWMTSEGELECS, from the coding sequence ATGAGCAATGAGGATCTTTTTCTCAGTGTTGAAAAGGCGTTACGTCAGGTGATGCATTTATTGGGGATCCATGAAGGGACAATAAAAATACAAGAGTATGCAGACGAGGTGTTTTCACTGTCTGAGCTCACCGATGAGTTGCAGGATTTCGTTAACAACAGAGAACGCTACACCGACGATGAAAAAGAAGAACTCGATGAAATCTACAACGACTGGAAAAATTCTCAGTACTATGCTTTGTATTGGGTTGAAGAATACTGGATGACATCAGAAGGCGAACTGGAGTGTTCCTGA
- a CDS encoding alpha/beta hydrolase family protein, which translates to MQTLTRSLFVTLFSCIFITPATAAERDPAKKPFTVTESYQQLADAMEPLQAWQATNKAEHEAWRKQFHPTVTRILGKMPERVPLEVKWAEKKEFDTFTRHKVFIRTEAAYWAPVYYFVPHQLKKKVPAIVCLHGHSGIIPYIDEGKTKADKEKTRQSELDYAVYFAKHGYVTAAIVMRGWNETAGDQDRGVSHTKRSCLQMTMNALLIGSTPQGQRSWDAMRVIDFLQTQDEVDPDRIAAAGLSGGGATAMYLPVLDERVKLTMIAGAFSTYRASYYAMPHCLCQCMPEMMRYGEMSDVVSLHAPRPVLLINGIEDKIFPIAAARQGYKKLQQVYQVLGAEENIDADFFAGGHRWSNNKTLAFLKQHFGE; encoded by the coding sequence ATGCAAACACTCACCCGTAGCCTGTTCGTCACCCTGTTCTCCTGCATCTTCATCACCCCGGCAACCGCAGCAGAACGCGATCCCGCCAAGAAACCATTCACCGTCACCGAAAGCTACCAGCAACTCGCCGACGCCATGGAACCGCTGCAGGCCTGGCAGGCCACGAACAAAGCCGAGCACGAGGCCTGGCGAAAACAGTTTCATCCGACCGTCACCCGCATCCTGGGCAAAATGCCCGAGCGCGTCCCGCTGGAAGTCAAGTGGGCCGAAAAGAAAGAGTTCGACACCTTCACCCGCCACAAAGTCTTTATCCGCACCGAAGCCGCCTATTGGGCCCCCGTCTATTACTTCGTCCCGCACCAGTTAAAGAAAAAAGTCCCCGCGATTGTCTGCCTGCACGGACACAGCGGCATCATCCCCTACATCGATGAAGGCAAAACCAAAGCCGACAAAGAAAAGACCCGCCAGAGCGAACTCGACTACGCCGTCTACTTCGCGAAGCACGGCTACGTCACCGCCGCCATCGTCATGCGGGGCTGGAACGAAACCGCCGGCGACCAGGATCGCGGCGTCTCGCACACGAAACGCAGTTGTCTGCAGATGACCATGAACGCCCTCCTCATCGGCAGTACTCCGCAGGGCCAGCGCAGCTGGGACGCCATGCGCGTCATCGACTTCCTGCAGACACAGGATGAGGTCGACCCGGACCGCATCGCTGCCGCCGGCCTCTCCGGCGGCGGAGCCACCGCCATGTACCTCCCCGTCCTCGACGAGCGCGTCAAACTCACCATGATCGCCGGCGCCTTCTCAACCTACCGCGCCTCCTACTACGCCATGCCACACTGCCTGTGTCAGTGCATGCCCGAGATGATGCGTTACGGTGAAATGTCCGACGTCGTCTCCCTGCACGCCCCCCGCCCGGTCCTGCTCATCAACGGCATCGAAGACAAAATCTTCCCCATCGCAGCCGCCCGCCAGGGCTACAAAAAACTGCAGCAGGTCTACCAGGTTTTAGGAGCCGAAGAAAACATCGACGCCGATTTTTTCGCAGGCGGCCACCGCTGGTCCAACAACAAAACCCTCGCCTTCCTCAAACAACACTTCGGCGAGTAA
- a CDS encoding Fur family transcriptional regulator, translated as MKHLSQAEEIEEIRQLVRKSGLRSTAARITVIQFLRKAKSPLTHAEIAEELTPMGFDKATVYRNLIDLADAGLVKRTELGDHAWRFELRNPDEPEDAEHPHFVCTECGSVSCLHDVEFKTPKNKQWAAVGKVTEILLKGICSECEEEE; from the coding sequence ATGAAGCATCTGTCCCAAGCGGAAGAAATTGAGGAAATTCGCCAACTGGTGCGGAAGAGCGGCCTGCGGAGTACGGCGGCCCGGATAACCGTGATCCAGTTTTTGCGGAAGGCTAAATCTCCGCTGACGCACGCCGAGATTGCAGAAGAACTGACCCCGATGGGGTTTGATAAAGCGACCGTGTATCGCAACCTGATCGATCTGGCGGATGCAGGACTGGTGAAACGGACCGAGTTGGGTGATCATGCCTGGCGGTTTGAATTACGCAATCCGGATGAGCCGGAAGATGCCGAGCATCCTCACTTTGTCTGTACGGAATGCGGCAGTGTTTCCTGCCTGCATGACGTCGAGTTCAAGACCCCCAAAAACAAGCAGTGGGCAGCAGTCGGTAAGGTCACCGAGATCCTGTTAAAGGGGATCTGCAGTGAGTGTGAAGAGGAAGAGTGA
- a CDS encoding ZIP family metal transporter, translating into MKPLSHFKNDVRLTFLLLTIPLVTFLAAPGLFISRPMQAAEHTHPHPEKSAVAQVAPETESAPQKNSSWSYTLLGIYCALIIFASLLGGWLPSLVRLTHTRMETLISFVGGLMLGIGVFHLLPHAVAEMGSMDRAVWWMMTGIVTLFFLLRTFHFHQHGTVELDEEGHTHDHDHDHDHDCEQHHAHAPVHSHSHAHSHHLSWVGIALGLALHTLIDGLALGASIIAEQHHEVFLSLFGLGTFLAIALHKPLDAVSITSLMAAGGWSVGWRNAVNIGFALMCPLGALLFFLGVQQFSDNQHIIIGCALAFAAGVFICISLGDLLPEMEFHSHNRFRLSFVLLLGIALAYGIGFIEPEHVHQHGSQSEESDAGHSHSHDH; encoded by the coding sequence ATGAAACCGCTTTCCCACTTCAAAAATGACGTGCGCCTGACCTTTTTGCTGCTCACGATTCCGCTGGTGACCTTCCTGGCAGCACCCGGATTGTTCATCTCCCGCCCCATGCAGGCTGCCGAGCACACACATCCGCATCCGGAAAAATCCGCAGTAGCACAAGTTGCACCGGAAACCGAATCGGCGCCGCAGAAAAACTCCAGCTGGTCTTACACCCTGCTCGGAATTTACTGTGCACTCATTATCTTTGCCTCCTTACTCGGGGGCTGGCTCCCCTCGCTGGTCCGCCTGACCCATACGCGCATGGAAACTCTCATCAGTTTTGTAGGCGGCCTCATGCTGGGTATCGGCGTCTTTCACCTCCTCCCGCACGCAGTCGCCGAAATGGGTTCCATGGACCGCGCCGTCTGGTGGATGATGACCGGCATCGTGACCCTCTTCTTTCTGCTCCGCACATTCCACTTTCACCAGCACGGCACCGTGGAACTCGATGAAGAAGGACACACGCATGACCATGATCACGACCACGATCATGACTGCGAACAGCATCACGCTCACGCGCCGGTCCACTCGCACTCACACGCCCATTCGCATCACCTGAGCTGGGTCGGCATTGCCCTGGGTCTGGCCCTGCACACCCTGATCGACGGCCTCGCACTCGGCGCCAGTATCATAGCCGAACAGCACCACGAAGTCTTTCTCTCTTTGTTCGGCCTGGGAACTTTTCTCGCCATCGCACTACACAAACCGTTAGATGCCGTTTCGATCACGTCGCTCATGGCAGCAGGTGGCTGGTCTGTTGGCTGGAGAAATGCCGTCAACATCGGCTTCGCTTTGATGTGCCCGCTGGGCGCCCTGCTCTTCTTCCTCGGCGTGCAGCAGTTTTCCGACAACCAGCACATCATCATCGGCTGTGCCCTCGCCTTTGCGGCAGGCGTCTTTATCTGTATCTCGCTGGGCGACCTGCTACCCGAAATGGAATTCCATTCGCACAACCGCTTCCGCCTCTCGTTCGTGCTCCTGCTCGGCATCGCCCTGGCTTACGGTATCGGCTTTATTGAACCCGAACACGTGCATCAACACGGCTCACAATCTGAGGAATCAGACGCTGGTCACTCACATTCGCACGATCACTAA
- a CDS encoding OprO/OprP family phosphate-selective porin gives MRTFIKVAGFLLLVGTLFRSTSVLAEDARIDSDQLDRLLNRLEAAEKRIQELEQNKEQTPPPAPVSQSSPQTTPPPRLNNAAGVLDDSEQLLINNFYDEAGDNALEKRLSTLEEDWKKFADSEQVKKAEDAAKPVTATIFGRIHLDGWNFSNSTPGIASFNDPTDPTDPQNRYGFRRIRIGVKGKIKDNMLYKFEYDFADPADPAFKDVYIGWNDLPVFQTLLIGNQKRPLGMDHLNSSRYNWFMERPLVIEAFNQDARRLGICAYGVSEDETWNWRYGIFNLEDISKDGHYIGDAGQYSINGRFAGTPWYDETSGGRGYLHLAISDMWAKPDGNPSANATNKNEARFRTRPEARTSSRWIDTGAIAGATWFNTLGFEAMLNVGSFGVVSEYQVTHVGRGSSGSDLTFQGAYVEAGYFLTGEYQPIDRKSGTIGRVKPLENFFLVRTCDDEIGGGWGAWQVVARYSYLDLSNGNITGGNETNFTFGMNWWWNSHSRVQFNYIHAQIDDRGPINGYTGGRSDIFGARFMVDF, from the coding sequence ATGCGCACATTCATTAAAGTAGCAGGGTTCCTGCTTCTGGTAGGGACGCTGTTTCGTTCAACCAGTGTGCTGGCAGAGGATGCCAGAATCGATTCTGACCAACTGGATCGACTGCTCAATCGTTTAGAAGCAGCAGAAAAGCGAATCCAGGAACTGGAACAGAATAAGGAGCAGACGCCCCCTCCGGCTCCGGTTTCACAGTCGAGTCCGCAGACGACTCCGCCTCCCCGATTGAACAATGCCGCTGGTGTTCTGGACGATTCCGAGCAGCTGTTGATCAACAACTTCTATGATGAAGCGGGTGACAATGCTCTGGAGAAACGACTGTCGACCCTGGAAGAGGACTGGAAAAAGTTCGCTGACTCCGAACAGGTGAAGAAAGCAGAGGACGCCGCCAAGCCGGTGACGGCGACGATCTTCGGTCGTATTCACCTGGATGGCTGGAACTTTTCCAACAGCACCCCCGGTATCGCTTCCTTCAATGATCCTACTGATCCGACCGATCCCCAGAACCGGTATGGGTTCCGTCGAATTCGTATTGGTGTCAAAGGTAAGATCAAAGACAACATGCTCTACAAATTTGAGTATGACTTCGCTGATCCAGCTGACCCGGCGTTCAAAGACGTTTACATCGGCTGGAATGATCTGCCGGTCTTTCAGACGCTGTTGATTGGTAACCAGAAGCGTCCGCTGGGTATGGACCACCTTAACAGTAGTCGATACAACTGGTTCATGGAACGTCCGCTGGTGATCGAAGCCTTTAACCAGGACGCACGTCGTCTGGGGATTTGTGCCTACGGGGTTTCGGAAGATGAAACCTGGAACTGGCGTTACGGTATCTTCAACCTGGAAGACATTTCCAAGGATGGCCATTACATTGGCGATGCGGGGCAGTATTCGATCAACGGTCGTTTTGCCGGGACTCCCTGGTATGATGAAACTTCAGGCGGTCGTGGATACCTGCACCTGGCAATCTCCGACATGTGGGCGAAACCGGATGGAAACCCCAGTGCCAATGCGACTAATAAAAACGAAGCCCGTTTCCGGACCCGTCCTGAAGCCCGTACCAGCAGCCGCTGGATCGACACCGGAGCGATTGCGGGAGCCACCTGGTTCAACACACTGGGTTTCGAAGCGATGTTGAACGTCGGATCTTTCGGGGTCGTCAGCGAATACCAGGTAACTCATGTGGGCCGTGGTTCCTCAGGGTCGGACCTGACTTTTCAAGGTGCCTATGTCGAAGCCGGTTACTTCCTGACCGGAGAATATCAGCCGATCGACCGCAAGTCCGGAACGATTGGTCGTGTCAAACCGCTGGAGAACTTCTTCCTGGTGCGTACCTGTGACGACGAAATCGGCGGTGGCTGGGGTGCCTGGCAGGTGGTCGCCCGTTATTCCTACCTGGACCTGTCTAACGGGAATATCACCGGTGGTAATGAGACCAACTTCACCTTTGGTATGAACTGGTGGTGGAACTCTCACTCACGTGTGCAGTTCAACTACATCCATGCTCAGATTGATGACCGTGGTCCAATCAACGGATACACCGGCGGTCGATCCGACATCTTCGGTGCCCGGTTTATGGTGGACTTCTAA
- a CDS encoding type I 3-dehydroquinate dehydratase, with protein MICISVTPESRNFAKVDILNAAAQCDLVELCLDRLIKTPDIGDLISGFEVPILVSCRHPDEGGQFKGTEAERIQLLKQAIIAEPEYIELDLETAKQIPRFGKTKRVITYTSLKKPLSQVDDIFDEMEEARADVIKFTWPTPTLQTAWPLLAAISQKREIPVVGLGLGAAGITFSLLGTKYGSPWIYAALEKGMEAFDGQPTVAELNEVFHCQRISAKTRFIGVAGLGVTERRTIEVFNKASETLGLDYVCLPLVINDFKQVHKMLGILKIRSLVVSPRMGEFILPLAEHLEESSQKTGYGDLQLNQADGWHAYDTVRRSAIKSLETTLGENHSGDASIFQRKNILVLGQSGLTKAIVYSLTQHGAVVSVTSPNDRAAQGIAKAFDVRYVPFANLYDTLTDIVIQTDPELQLGPGKLNFNPSYLRESMTVMDISQLPEETALIREAENRGCALVSVDEVYRGQLNQIFKAITSQEIPDEIFASRSEYTR; from the coding sequence ATGATCTGTATTTCTGTAACTCCCGAATCGCGTAATTTTGCCAAGGTCGATATCCTGAACGCAGCCGCGCAGTGCGACCTGGTGGAACTCTGCCTGGACCGGCTGATTAAAACCCCCGATATCGGGGACCTGATCTCAGGTTTCGAAGTGCCGATTCTGGTTTCCTGTCGGCACCCGGATGAAGGCGGACAATTTAAAGGTACCGAAGCCGAACGGATTCAACTGCTGAAGCAGGCGATCATCGCCGAGCCGGAGTATATTGAGCTGGATCTGGAAACAGCGAAGCAGATTCCCCGCTTCGGAAAAACGAAACGGGTCATTACCTATACCAGTCTGAAAAAACCGCTGTCGCAGGTCGATGATATTTTCGACGAGATGGAAGAAGCCCGCGCGGATGTCATCAAATTCACCTGGCCGACTCCCACGCTGCAGACCGCGTGGCCTCTGCTGGCGGCCATCAGTCAGAAACGGGAGATCCCCGTGGTCGGACTGGGGCTCGGAGCGGCTGGCATCACGTTTTCCCTGCTGGGAACGAAATACGGGTCTCCCTGGATTTATGCCGCTTTGGAAAAGGGGATGGAAGCGTTTGACGGTCAGCCGACGGTCGCGGAGCTCAACGAAGTATTTCACTGTCAGCGGATTTCGGCCAAGACCCGCTTCATCGGTGTGGCGGGGCTGGGTGTCACCGAGCGGCGGACGATCGAAGTCTTCAACAAGGCATCGGAAACACTGGGGCTGGATTACGTCTGCCTGCCGCTGGTGATCAACGATTTCAAGCAGGTGCACAAAATGCTGGGGATTCTCAAAATCCGTTCGCTGGTGGTCAGTCCGCGGATGGGGGAATTCATCCTGCCGCTGGCCGAGCATCTGGAAGAGTCGTCTCAAAAGACCGGCTATGGAGATCTGCAGCTGAATCAGGCCGATGGCTGGCACGCTTACGATACGGTCCGCCGGAGCGCGATCAAGAGCCTGGAGACGACCCTGGGTGAGAACCATTCTGGTGATGCCTCGATCTTCCAGCGTAAGAATATTCTGGTGCTGGGACAGAGCGGACTGACGAAAGCCATTGTTTACAGCCTGACGCAGCACGGGGCCGTGGTCAGTGTGACCTCGCCCAACGATCGCGCCGCGCAGGGCATCGCCAAGGCGTTTGATGTGCGGTATGTGCCGTTTGCGAATCTGTATGACACGTTGACCGACATCGTGATTCAGACCGATCCCGAGTTGCAGCTGGGGCCGGGGAAGTTGAATTTCAATCCATCCTATCTCCGGGAATCGATGACTGTGATGGACATCAGCCAGCTGCCGGAAGAGACAGCACTGATCCGCGAGGCAGAAAACCGGGGTTGTGCGCTAGTGTCTGTGGATGAAGTTTACCGCGGGCAGTTGAACCAGATTTTCAAAGCGATCACCAGCCAGGAGATTCCGGATGAGATCTTCGCCAGTCGCAGCGAGTATACGCGTTAA